A genomic region of Roseateles amylovorans contains the following coding sequences:
- a CDS encoding DUF3570 domain-containing protein, producing the protein MIRSRQASRHISISVEKRRRAAAAWVEAVVVATEKHRWGRLGSISLAAMALPGVMLETAIAQEMPTEGIVAYKQFHYSEEQPAPPNSVREFGRAPQAWSARDLAGRSGSADAISGASGAGTDGRRVRVSSPSLYVLAPFGGHWAAQGSFTRDSVSGATPQYYSDMRGARQMQEVRNALDAKISRFWPRSSLSVGTARSEENDYISQAFSAQTTQSSEDQNTVWNLGVGLTRDRINPANERVVDERRQTLELELGVTYVWSSKDVFQLNLASSRARGYLSDPYKLSDRRPRQRDANTGIIRWNRWLGSSALKSSYRYYADSYGIRSHTIELGLATPMLRHLTLTPSLRYYSQNSADFFGGPGLDGFPAPPPAPKLFSADQRLAAFGALTAGLKIEWQVDQLWLIDYKLEKYRQQSNWALPSQRTTFSLDRLDAIFWQFGISRRF; encoded by the coding sequence GTGATCCGCTCGAGGCAGGCCTCTCGGCACATCTCTATTTCAGTCGAGAAGCGGCGTCGGGCGGCAGCGGCGTGGGTGGAGGCGGTTGTGGTTGCAACTGAGAAACACCGCTGGGGACGACTCGGATCCATCAGTTTGGCCGCCATGGCGCTGCCAGGCGTGATGCTTGAAACGGCAATCGCGCAGGAAATGCCGACCGAAGGCATCGTGGCATATAAACAGTTTCACTATTCTGAGGAACAACCTGCGCCGCCAAACTCAGTGCGGGAGTTCGGACGCGCGCCCCAAGCGTGGTCGGCTCGCGATCTGGCAGGACGGTCCGGTTCAGCAGACGCGATATCCGGCGCCAGCGGTGCGGGTACTGACGGACGACGGGTTCGGGTCAGCAGTCCCTCGCTGTATGTGCTTGCCCCGTTTGGCGGACATTGGGCAGCCCAGGGTTCGTTCACGCGAGATTCCGTATCGGGCGCGACTCCCCAGTATTACTCGGACATGCGAGGCGCACGCCAAATGCAAGAGGTGCGCAACGCGCTCGATGCCAAGATCAGCCGCTTCTGGCCGCGCAGTTCACTCAGTGTCGGGACAGCGCGCTCTGAGGAAAATGACTACATCTCCCAAGCATTTTCTGCTCAGACCACCCAATCAAGCGAAGACCAAAACACCGTCTGGAATCTGGGCGTTGGTTTGACGCGCGATCGCATCAATCCCGCCAACGAGCGAGTGGTCGACGAACGCAGGCAAACCCTCGAGTTGGAGCTGGGCGTGACCTATGTCTGGTCGTCCAAAGATGTGTTTCAGCTCAATTTGGCATCAAGTCGCGCTCGGGGCTACCTCTCGGATCCCTACAAACTCTCCGACAGACGGCCCCGCCAACGTGATGCAAACACAGGGATCATCCGGTGGAATCGTTGGTTGGGATCCTCGGCCCTGAAAAGCAGCTATCGGTATTACGCCGACAGCTACGGCATTCGGTCCCACACCATCGAACTGGGCTTGGCCACGCCCATGCTGAGGCACCTGACCCTGACGCCGAGCCTCCGTTATTACTCCCAGAACTCTGCAGATTTTTTTGGAGGGCCGGGGCTGGACGGTTTTCCAGCGCCACCGCCGGCCCCCAAATTATTCTCTGCGGATCAACGCCTGGCCGCATTTGGTGCGCTGACCGCGGGACTGAAGATTGAATGGCAAGTGGACCAGCTCTGGCTGATTGACTACAAGCTCGAGAAGTATCGCCAGCAAAGCAATTGGGCGCTGCCCTCACAGAGAACAACGTTCAGCCTTGATCGACTTGATGCGATTTTCTGGCAGTTTGGAATCAGCAGAAGGTTCTAG
- the xth gene encoding exodeoxyribonuclease III, with the protein MKFATWNVNSLAVRLPQLLDWLSANPVDAIVLQETKLTDDKFPQQALQEAGYQVQWFGQKTYNGVALISREPAQDVVKNIIGYADEQARVIAGTVAGVRVIGAYFPNGQAPDSDKFVYKMAWLDGLRAWVADELKQHTQLVLMGDFNIAPEDRDVYDPVAWAGQIHCTPQEREHFKGLLDIGLVDAFRLFEQAPKSWSWWDYRNLAFRKNQGLRIDHILVSEALRPRVTACVIDKLPRKNERPSDHAPVIVTLD; encoded by the coding sequence ATGAAGTTCGCCACCTGGAACGTCAACTCCCTGGCCGTGCGCCTGCCGCAACTGCTGGACTGGCTGAGCGCCAACCCGGTGGACGCGATCGTGCTGCAGGAAACCAAACTCACCGACGACAAGTTCCCGCAGCAAGCGCTGCAGGAGGCCGGCTATCAGGTGCAGTGGTTCGGCCAGAAGACCTACAACGGGGTCGCGCTGATCAGCCGCGAGCCCGCCCAGGACGTGGTGAAGAACATCATCGGTTATGCCGATGAGCAGGCCCGCGTCATTGCGGGCACGGTGGCCGGCGTGCGGGTGATCGGCGCCTACTTTCCCAACGGGCAGGCGCCCGACAGCGACAAGTTCGTCTACAAGATGGCCTGGCTGGACGGCCTGCGCGCCTGGGTGGCCGACGAACTGAAACAGCATACCCAACTGGTGTTGATGGGCGACTTCAACATCGCTCCGGAAGACCGCGACGTCTACGACCCGGTCGCCTGGGCCGGCCAGATTCATTGCACCCCGCAAGAGCGCGAGCACTTCAAGGGCCTGCTGGACATCGGCCTGGTCGACGCCTTCCGCTTGTTCGAGCAAGCGCCCAAGAGCTGGAGCTGGTGGGATTACCGCAACCTGGCCTTCCGCAAGAACCAGGGCCTGCGCATCGACCACATTCTGGTGAGCGAGGCACTGCGCCCACGGGTCACCGCCTGTGTGATCGACAAGCTGCCCCGCAAGAATGAGCGCCCCAGCGACCATGCGCCAGTGATCGTCACCCTGGATTGA
- a CDS encoding TlpA family protein disulfide reductase encodes MKKTLLVHFYGRRLRCLVASAAILISHPPVSAVTLGDSAPDFKLESRLGELQLSRYKGHLVYLDFWATWCAPCRQSLPWMHDMQSRYGAKGLRIVAVNLDVNRAEAMQFLRSIPMSFDVAFDPVGDVPKNYRIKAMPTSLLIGPDGRVIAIHKGFRLEDTAEIEAQIAQYLQQMPVNFRATK; translated from the coding sequence ATGAAAAAAACGCTTCTGGTCCATTTTTATGGACGCCGGCTTCGTTGTCTCGTGGCGAGTGCTGCGATTCTTATATCTCACCCGCCCGTATCAGCGGTGACGCTGGGGGATAGCGCGCCGGATTTCAAACTTGAAAGTCGATTGGGCGAACTTCAGTTATCTCGCTACAAAGGGCATTTGGTCTATCTGGACTTCTGGGCGACATGGTGTGCACCATGTCGCCAGTCATTGCCTTGGATGCATGACATGCAATCCAGATATGGCGCCAAAGGGCTTCGAATTGTTGCCGTCAATCTGGATGTCAATCGGGCAGAGGCGATGCAATTCTTGCGAAGTATCCCGATGAGCTTCGATGTCGCCTTCGATCCAGTTGGAGACGTGCCCAAGAACTATCGCATCAAGGCAATGCCCACGTCATTGCTGATTGGTCCCGATGGCCGAGTCATTGCTATTCACAAGGGGTTCCGCCTGGAAGACACGGCGGAGATCGAGGCTCAGATTGCCCAATATCTGCAGCAGATGCCAGTCAACTTCCGGGCCACGAAGTAA
- a CDS encoding DUF4266 domain-containing protein produces MLNIAIKVMSALLLMSLAACASHSPPRAWEKGDLARNAMRMNSDPLEAGLSAHLYFSREAASGGSGVGGGGCGCN; encoded by the coding sequence ATGTTGAATATTGCGATCAAAGTCATGTCTGCACTTTTGTTGATGTCGCTTGCAGCATGCGCCAGCCATTCACCGCCTCGGGCCTGGGAGAAAGGCGACCTCGCTCGCAACGCGATGCGGATGAACAGTGATCCGCTCGAGGCAGGCCTCTCGGCACATCTCTATTTCAGTCGAGAAGCGGCGTCGGGCGGCAGCGGCGTGGGTGGAGGCGGTTGTGGTTGCAACTGA
- a CDS encoding FAD:protein FMN transferase has translation MAVPHQFLEFRAMGSVCAIRVHQGFLGVSRVREAVNRAAAEVIRVEKRYSRYRATSVLSLINARAGHREPVAIDAETAGLLRFAGQMHQRSQGLFDVTSGVLRRAWRFDDGKLPSSQELMPLLERVGWQHVELTDTHVRLSRVGMELDFGGFGKEYAADRAASLLQDAGLKHGYVNLGGDIRVLGPQPDGSAWSLGIAHPRRPGTLACRIGLTGGSLATSGDYERFMEVEGQRYCHILNPMTGWPVNHWQSMSVIAPSCLAAGVMSTVAMLMGDRAAAFLSEQGVSWIGIDASGAPHGSGSSP, from the coding sequence ATGGCTGTCCCGCATCAATTTCTCGAATTCCGAGCGATGGGATCCGTCTGCGCGATCCGGGTCCATCAAGGTTTTCTCGGCGTATCCAGGGTTCGCGAGGCGGTAAACAGGGCCGCCGCAGAAGTGATCCGTGTGGAGAAGCGCTACTCGCGTTACCGCGCAACGAGCGTGCTGTCGCTCATCAATGCGCGCGCAGGACACCGCGAGCCGGTTGCCATCGATGCAGAGACGGCCGGTCTGCTTCGTTTCGCCGGTCAAATGCATCAGCGAAGTCAGGGTCTGTTCGACGTGACCTCAGGGGTGTTGCGTCGCGCATGGCGATTCGACGACGGCAAGTTGCCCTCTTCGCAGGAACTGATGCCTCTCCTTGAACGCGTGGGCTGGCAGCATGTGGAGCTCACCGACACCCATGTGCGTCTTTCACGGGTGGGAATGGAATTGGACTTTGGTGGTTTCGGCAAGGAATACGCGGCGGACCGGGCGGCCTCTCTGCTTCAAGACGCCGGTTTGAAGCATGGTTACGTGAACCTGGGCGGCGACATCCGGGTGCTGGGGCCTCAACCCGACGGATCGGCCTGGTCGCTCGGCATAGCACATCCGAGACGTCCGGGCACCTTGGCGTGTCGAATCGGACTCACCGGCGGCTCGCTGGCCACCAGTGGCGACTACGAGCGATTCATGGAGGTGGAGGGGCAACGCTACTGTCACATCTTGAATCCGATGACGGGCTGGCCAGTGAATCACTGGCAGTCCATGAGCGTCATCGCGCCATCCTGTTTGGCGGCCGGTGTGATGAGCACCGTGGCCATGCTGATGGGCGACCGTGCGGCTGCGTTTCTCTCGGAGCAAGGCGTCAGTTGGATTGGCATCGATGCCAGCGGCGCCCCGCATGGTTCAGGCTCCTCCCCGTGA